Proteins from a single region of Deltaproteobacteria bacterium:
- a CDS encoding GDP-mannose 4,6-dehydratase: protein MHKHILVTGAAGFIGSNLTDRLLEKNERVIAIDDFNDFYDPNIKEANLKQAAVSPNFKLYRGDIRDKALINKIFKENSIDVICHIAARAGVRPSLQDPVLYEDVNCLGTLNLLEAAKQHPVKNFVFASSSSVYGINSKVPFSEDDPISQPISPYAATKRASELMAFAYSHLYKIPVTALRFFTVYGERGRPDMAIAKFTRLIWEDKEIIVNGDGTAKRDFTCISDILQGILASIYKPFPYEIINLGESRVVDVNYLISLIEKILVKKAKIKYLPPAPGDVSVTYADISKAKRLLGYEPKVQIEEGIKQYVKWFLSLGVIS from the coding sequence ATGCACAAGCACATCTTAGTTACCGGCGCTGCTGGATTTATAGGCTCAAATCTTACAGACAGGCTTTTAGAGAAAAACGAAAGGGTCATTGCCATTGATGATTTTAATGATTTCTATGACCCGAATATAAAAGAGGCAAATCTTAAACAAGCCGCTGTCAGCCCGAATTTCAAACTCTACAGAGGAGATATAAGGGATAAGGCTTTAATAAATAAAATCTTTAAAGAGAATTCCATTGATGTTATATGCCATATTGCAGCAAGGGCTGGCGTCCGGCCATCCTTGCAAGACCCTGTATTATATGAAGATGTGAACTGTCTTGGAACCTTAAATCTTTTGGAGGCAGCCAAACAACATCCGGTAAAGAATTTTGTCTTTGCATCGTCGTCTTCTGTTTACGGTATAAACAGTAAAGTGCCATTCTCAGAAGATGACCCGATATCTCAGCCCATCTCGCCGTATGCGGCAACAAAGAGGGCAAGTGAACTAATGGCCTTTGCCTATTCACATCTCTATAAAATTCCTGTAACAGCCTTAAGATTTTTTACAGTATATGGAGAGCGGGGCAGGCCTGATATGGCTATTGCAAAATTTACCCGCCTTATATGGGAAGATAAAGAGATTATTGTCAACGGCGATGGAACTGCAAAAAGGGACTTTACCTGTATATCAGATATATTGCAGGGAATTCTGGCATCTATATATAAGCCCTTTCCATACGAGATAATAAATCTTGGAGAGTCGAGGGTTGTTGATGTAAATTATCTCATCTCTTTGATAGAGAAAATCCTTGTGAAAAAGGCAAAGATTAAATATCTTCCTCCTGCGCCCGGCGATGTGTCTGTAACATACGCAGACATCAGCAAGGCAAAGAGGCTTTTGGGTTATGAGCCAAAGGTGCAGATTGAGGAAGGCATAAAACAATATGTAAAATGGTTTTTAAGTTTAGGAGTCATATCATGA